The following nucleotide sequence is from uncultured Draconibacterium sp..
CTCATGAATAACTACTTTTCGGAAACGATCGTATAAAAGTCGTTCATTTCCCTTCATGCCATACTGTTGGTTGCGTAAACGATACACCGATGCAATTCCGGTGCTTCCGTTGAGTTGTGCCTGCCCAAAAATGTAAGTTAAAATGGGAATAAAAAGATCAACCTGGAAAAGCCCGATGGTTTTTAATGAGTTACCTGAATATTCGGCATAAACCAGTTCCAGTAAGCGATTGGCATCGTACTGTTTCCGGGCGGCATCGAAATAAGGGAGTATATCGTGCGAAAAAGGCACAATCGAAACCGGCCACCCAAAGGCGATTTCTATGTCCCAGGTCATTTGGTCGAGAACCCTCTTTTCGAACTTGCCCTGAACAACCAGCGTTATTCCTTTTTCTCTCAAAAAATAAGTGTTTTAATTTCGCGAACCAGCCGGTTGCGCGAGTTTATCAAAGCTCAGTAGCCTACTAATTTTTAGGCGAACTAAGCTGATACTTTTTAATTTTATTGTACAGAGTTACCCGGTCGATCTGCAGAACTTTGGCCGAGCGACTAATATTCCAATCGTATTTTTCCAGTGTTTTCTGGATGTATTTTTTCTCCAGTTCTTCCAAACTGTCGTTCGAATCGGTAACGCTATCGGTTTCCAACGGAAGATCTTTCAGGCGGATCTCTTTCCCGTTTCCGACCACAATGGCACGTTCAATCATATTTTCCAGCTCGCGAACATTGCCTGGATAATTATATTCTTCAAGCCGTTGCAAAGCTGCCTGATCGATGGTGATCAAATCGCGGCTCATGGAAGTGCAGTATTTTTTAATAAAGTAGCTTACCAGCATCGGGATGTCTTCCTTTCTATCCCTCAGCGGCGGAATGGCAATATTCACCACATTTAACCGGTAATACAGATCCTCGCGGAAGGAACCGTCGGCAACCATTTTTTTCAGGTCTTTGTTGGTTGCGCAAATAATTCTGAAATCCGATTTTATTTCCTTATTGCCACCAACGCGTGTAAAGCTTTTCGATTCAAGCACCCGCAAAAGTTCTACCTGCATTTTCATTGAAATGGTTGCTATTTCATCCAGAAAAATGGTTCCACCATCTGCCATTTCAAAACGGCCTTTGCGGTTAAACATCGCGCCGGTAAAAGCCCCCTTTTCGTGTCCAAACAATTCACTCTCCAGTAAATCCTCCGACAAGGCACCGCAATGAACCGTAACCATGGGGAAAAACTTACGGGGCGAATTGGAATGGATTGCATGAGCAATCAACTCCTTTCCGGTTCCGCTTTCGCCTGTAATTATTACCGAAGAACTTGACGCAGCCACATTCTCCACCTCCTTTAACACCCTGATCATGCTTTCGCTGTTACCTACAATATCTTCGATATTCTCCAGCGTTACAATTTTATTTTTCAGTGTTTCATTTTCACTTCGCAGTGAAATCTGGCGAGCAGCATTTCGGATTAAGTGCGAAAGATCATCCGGATCAAATGGTTTGGTTA
It contains:
- a CDS encoding sigma-54 dependent transcriptional regulator — protein: MKTSISILIVDDEESVRDSLYNWFIEDGYEVDSAANAKEALTKIESGKFDIILADIKMPGMDGLEMHRRIKEFDSAAIVIVMTAFASVETAVQALKDGAFDYITKPFDPDDLSHLIRNAARQISLRSENETLKNKIVTLENIEDIVGNSESMIRVLKEVENVAASSSSVIITGESGTGKELIAHAIHSNSPRKFFPMVTVHCGALSEDLLESELFGHEKGAFTGAMFNRKGRFEMADGGTIFLDEIATISMKMQVELLRVLESKSFTRVGGNKEIKSDFRIICATNKDLKKMVADGSFREDLYYRLNVVNIAIPPLRDRKEDIPMLVSYFIKKYCTSMSRDLITIDQAALQRLEEYNYPGNVRELENMIERAIVVGNGKEIRLKDLPLETDSVTDSNDSLEELEKKYIQKTLEKYDWNISRSAKVLQIDRVTLYNKIKKYQLSSPKN
- a CDS encoding archaemetzincin family Zn-dependent metalloprotease, which gives rise to MREKGITLVVQGKFEKRVLDQMTWDIEIAFGWPVSIVPFSHDILPYFDAARKQYDANRLLELVYAEYSGNSLKTIGLFQVDLFIPILTYIFGQAQLNGSTGIASVYRLRNQQYGMKGNERLLYDRFRKVVIHELGHAFGLIHCHVPVCVMRPGTYVEDIDQKENQFCNKCREELESSLSSF